A stretch of DNA from Mycoplasma wenyonii str. Massachusetts:
CGCACGGATCTTCTGGTGAGATGAAATGAGGTTGTTTTTGATACCCAGATTTTCAAGGACTAGAACTATTTTTCTGTTTCGACCAAAATAACCCAAAGTCACCTACCTTATTTCACTGAAAAGGGCCTAAAGATAAAACAGTAAGTTGAGTTCAAAGCATTGAAAAGCCCACAACGTTGCACTTTAAAGAGGGAGGGTCTCAAAAACCAATAAATAGAAAATTGCAATCTTTGTTGAGCTGAACTCAAAAATGATCTAATGAAAATCCTTTCAAGCCTAGTGAACACTGTATTATTAATCGACATAAAGTAAAAGACTACCAATTAATTTGCAATAACCCAAGCCCAGAACAAGCAAAAATCAAGAATCCTGCCTGAACAAGAGATATTTCTGGAAATCTTGTTGTAGAACCCGGAGTAAGTCTAAAAAATAAACCTACCTAAATATTGCGAATATAAAAAATACAGCCACTCCAACTGAAATAAAGATTGTTGCTCAAATCTTGTAAAGATCTTTAGCTCCCTTCTTATCTACTACTTTTCTAGATAAATAGGAATCTACTTTATATTTCTCAAATAAAGGAAAGAACTTCTTAAGCTTATCTTCTGCTATATAGTACTAAAAAATCTTTTTATTTCTATATTGACCACACTTACATACTCTGTGCAATCTAACTTGTTCAGCACATTTAGGACATCTAGTCAAAGGGGCTAAGGAATGAATTCCTAAATGAGAATTTCTCATTCCCTTTCTTGATTTGGAAACTCTTCTGGGTGATACTGCCATTGTCTATGATAAAGCTATTTTAAATTTCTTTAATAATAAAGAACCTGCACCAGCTAATAATCCAGCACCGATCCCTGTACCTCCAATAAGTGCTGGTAGAAAAGAGCTAGTTTCACCTCAACTACTTCCTGAGCTTTTATTCGAATAGGAAGAATATCTACTAGAGGATCTTTTATTTCAAAAATCTTCTGATTCAGGACTTATTTGATTCTTATTGAACTTAAAGTTAGTCTTTCCAGTTAGTACAACTCCCTCATAGACCATATTTTGAACATTAACTAGTTTTGTTCCCCTATTTCCCTTGTATTCAACTTCAATTTCTATTTCATTATTGTCTTCAAATACCTTTCTGAAATTAAAGTCAGAGAGATTAATTCCTACCTCTTCTTTTCCATTATCAGAAATAGAAAATAGTCTGTGATAAGTTGAGGAGTTAATAGATTTATCAAATGATTGAGCTTCATTTCTAACTAGATAGTGAGTGTTTTCTCCTTGAACCACTATCTCTATATCTTTGTAGTAGTCTTTTAAATCTTCAATATCTGGATCTCTTTGGTTTTTAGGTTGAAGTGTGTATTTTTCAATTCCATTAAATAAATCTTTTTCTTTTAGTTGCAGTTTCATTTTGCTTCAGAAATAACTTCCTATTTTGTGAGAATTTTGCTCACCAATTAGTTTTTCAATAGAAGTTGAATGATCTTTCTTTACATATTTCTCTCGATCAAAAGAAGGTAACATCAAGAGATTTGATAGTTCCACCTTCTTTGTTCTTCCTTCAAAAAAGTCATAGTATTCTAGAGTCGCTGAGCTACTATAGTCCATTCCTATGAGCTTTACCTTTAATGACTCAGTCCATTCTGAAGAAAGATTTATCAATCTAACTCTAGGCTCTCTGACACTTTTGTTAATTAGGTAGAAGAATTTTTGTAACTTTTCTTTATTCTTCAACTCTGAGTAATACATATCTTTCAATTCTTCTTGGTCCAGCAAAAGACCATAAAGAATATTGAATCTCGACTCAACTATAGATAGATTTAGTTTGTAGCTAAATTCTTTCTTATTCTCTGGAGTTTGTAATTTGATGTTTGGATTATCAGAAAAGACTAATAGCTCAAAGTTTGAGAATGCACCAGTATTGCTCTTTCAATACTTTCAGTGATCCTCAAAGTAGAATTTCTTGTCATTAAGTACTTCACTAATTGTGAATAGTTGTTCATAATCCTTAGCTCTGTATTTGAATTTCAGCTTGAACTTTAGTTTGGTGCTGATTTTTAGGAAGGCTTCAACATTATCTATCTTTTTGTAGTCTAGATAGAAGGAGAGTTGAAATTGTTTTTTCTCAAAATTACCTTTTACTGGTTCCTTAACTAACTGTATTTCCGGAACAAACAACTTGTCAAAGTCAACATATCACAAGCTTTGATCTGTTCCTTCTCTATTTACTTGATATTTAGAAGGCTTATCTAAATTTCAATCTCCCAAGGAATAGAAGTAAGTGTGAGTAGTTCAATATGCTGGATGTAGTCTTTTATATCCAACAACACCAGAGGAATAAATTCTTCTATTTTGGTGTCTCTTGAAGAAGGAATTGTAATTTAGTAAGCTAATTCGACCACATTGAGAATCAAATCCCTCCGACATCTCCTTTCTAATCACTCTCAATTCATCATCCTCATTGTGTTCTAGCTCCGAGCAATCTCTCTTTTTATTTCTTTCATAGTGATATAAATCACTTCATAGAACTGAATCAGGCTTCAACTTTCCATAATTAACCTTGGAAATAACATTATTTGCCTTATTCAACTCTCCTTTTTTCCAATAACCAGAGAAAAGGGAGATAATAGGACTCATTAAGAAAGATTGGTCTAGCTCAATGATCTTTTTGTGTATCTCAAATGACCCCTTTATATCTTCTGGTTTTGGGAGATTTAGACTCAATAAATTCTTTAGAGTCTGACCAGAAGCCTCTCCATCAATTCAATTAATGTTTTGAGCATCATCTTTTTGCGGAAACTTATAGACTGAGGTTCAAAGATAGTGATAGTTTTTTAAGTGAGTTAGATTATTTAGTCAATTCTTTTTATAGGCACCTATTTGATTTATTTTTTGCGGATCATATCCTTTCTTATCAAAAACTAATATCTCTTGGTCATATTGGTATTTATCTAGATATTTCCACTCAGAGATCTTTTCATAATACTTGTCATAAATGATTAAGTTAACTGGTAATACTAACTCTTTTCTTAGATTAGGTTCTGATGTGGCGGAATTAACTAAATCTTTGTAAGTCTCAAGATGTGTCTTATTTTTGGCTTGACTATCTTCAACAATCTTGCTATAGTCTAGTCAGAGCTCCCCAGCAGGTCTACTTGTTGCAAGAAGAGCAGATTGCAAACCATATAAAGTTTTTAGACTCATATCCCCAAGGTCTTTTCACTACATTTATTAGTCGAAAAGTGAAAAAAGGATGAAAATTTATTTTTTTAAATAGTTAATTGGGTCTTTCAACTCCTTCTCGCTCAGTAAGATAAACCTCTTTACTAACTGAAAAATTGAATCTTGCAACTGATCTAATATATTTCTTTCATCAAGAGTAAAGTTTTCCATTACATAATTTCTTATTACTAAGCTCTCGTTAGTAACTGTTGGTCTTATCCCAACCTTTAACTTAAGACACTGAGAGAGGGGAAAAGAAGTTTCTACATTTCTAACCCCTAAGTGTTTTATCTTCTCTTCCTTTCTCTTAATTAACTTGTAATTTCCAATAGAAATATCTAGTTCATCATAGATTAGTAGGACATTCTCGAAATCCAGCTTTAACTCTCTTAAGGTTTTCTTTAAAGACTGTCCAGAGCTATTCATATACTCATAAGGCTTACAAAGAATAAAAGAGTTTCCTTTTAAAGAGTTATTTTTTGAAACCATAGAACCATTAACTAAGCTAAATGGGGAACACCCCAACTTAGCTTGTATTTGATCTATTACTTGAAAACCTAGATTGTGTCTAGTGTTCTCGTATTCTTTAGTTGGATTTCCTAGTCCGACTATTATTTTCACTTTTTATGGTGAAGTCTGACAGGCTATATTTAAATCTAATTTTCGTTTGAATAGTGGCCAATTGCAAGCACTTCTCTAAAGTTTCTAGATTTGCTTGAAGTGATCTTTTTATCCTACTTTCAGGTAAGTTATCTAAAGAAGACAATAGTCTCTCTTTAGTTTGATAGTCTGTTATTAGCTTAGTTGCATTCTTAGGACCAATACCTGGTATTCCAGAGTAGTTATCACTAGAATCTCCAGCCAATGCCTTTAATAAAGGTATTTGAAAAGGAGATAAACCTTCATTTAACTCTGAGAAGTTTTGATGATTATTTATCTCTAAGCCAGAAGAGATCTTTATTCTAATTACTGAAACCAAGTGGTTAACTAATTGAAGTAAATCTTTATCAATAGTAATAATGTCTACTCTATAGTCTGCCTCTGAGAGTTGTCTAGAGAGAGTACCTATTAAATCATCTGCCTCATAACCTCTAGGGGCATAAAGAGCATTTATTCCCTCTTCCCTTGCCTTTAGTATGATTTCAGGAAATCAATCAACTAACTCTTGAGGCATAGGTTCTCTATTTGCTTTATAGATAGGTAGTATTTCTGTTCTAAAGCTCTTTCTATCAACATCCAAAGCTAATAGTCCATAACCATAGCTATTTAACTTAAGTCACTTTCTAAGTTGCGAAGTGAATAAGTCAAAGAAATTCTCTTTAATCTTTGCAGGCAACACATTTGGGTCTTTAGGATAAACAGCATGAAAACATCGATATATTATGGAATTTCCATCTATTAATAAGAATCTCTTATTCACAGAAATTAAAGTCTTTCAAGTTAATTTTTAGAGAATCTACTTTGTTTTTTTCAAAGAGCTTCACTTCCTCTTCATTGAAGGAATTTCTTAAAGAGTTATCTTCTTGTTCTGAGCCAAACAATCACTCATTTCACAAACTATCTAAGTTGTAGTGAAGAAAGAGTTGCGACTCTGTCTCACAAAATAACTTTCTAAATCAATTCAGATAGTTAAGGGAGAGTATCTCTTCTTTTGTGAAACCCTCCTCTAGAAGTAAAAAGATAACTTCTTTTAAGTTTTTAGACTCAATCTTTAAGCAAGCGTTTTGCAGTCTGTTAGTTAATTCTGAGGTGCTACTCTTTAGAACATTTAGCCCCAGTTGAAAGACTTTTTTATCTTTAGAGAAACTACCAAGATATTCTGTACGAGAGAGTACGCTAGGCAACTCTAATTGATAGTCCATTTTGACTAATTCTTTCAAAATCTGTTCAGTCACTCCCTCTTTTTCTAATAGAGTAAGAAAGAATTCTTCACTGTAATTTGCTTTCAAATAAGCTGCTTGATAGGCAGATAGAGCATATCCAATTGCATGAGCCTTATTGAAGCTATATTCCCCGAAGGATTTAATGAATTCTCATAAGTTAATCTGTTCTGCCCTTGAATAAGAAGAGTTAGAGATGATGCTAAAGAACTCTTCTTTTAGCTTTTCTAACTTAGAAAGATCTTTCTTTTGCAAGGCTAGTCTATATTTATCTGTTTGATAGAGAGGAATATTTAAAGCAAGAGAGATAATTGACATTATTTGCTCTTGATAGAGTATTATCCCTCTAGTATCAGAGAGAATCTTTTGGATCTCTGGGCGAGAGAATTGTTTTTTATTGGGGTTGTAGTTAAGGAACTTAGAGATGTGTTTATTAATTCCAGGTCTTATGACTGAAATTAATTGAGCGAGATCAGAAACTGATTTCACTTGAAAGCTGTTCAAAACCTTTTTGATCAAAACATTATCTAGGTGAAAAAGGTAATAAGTACAACCAGAGTTAATTAGCTGTAAAGTTTTTTGGTCTTGTAAGTCTAGTTCAGATAGTTGCAACTTTTTATTTTTAGAGACTTGAATCTTTCTTAAGATCTCTGAAATGAAATCAAGATAGGGAGAGGATAGGATATCAAACTTCTGTAGGGAGAAGTAAGAAGAGAGATTGTATTCTAGATAGGCTACTGGAAAAGATAGAGAAAACTCTTCAGAGATATGCAATAAAGGTGGATTGTTTGAATCTATAGGTATTAAAGAAGAGGGGTGTGGTTGATAGAGAAAGGGTAAATTAATTAATTTATTTAGTAATTGCTGATTAGAAGGTTCTTGATAGTTTGGAAAAGCTTTTGCTAAAGGAGAACTAATCAAATTAATATTCCTTATTTGCTTCTGAATTAAGGGAATTACAAAGTTAGTTCTTCCAAAGCTTTCAGCTAGATAATCTAGTGTTTCTTGCTTTCTAAGACTCTCAATATCT
This window harbors:
- the rpmF gene encoding 50S ribosomal protein L32, whose amino-acid sequence is MAVSPRRVSKSRKGMRNSHLGIHSLAPLTRCPKCAEQVRLHRVCKCGQYRNKKIF
- the pth gene encoding aminoacyl-tRNA hydrolase — encoded protein: MKIIVGLGNPTKEYENTRHNLGFQVIDQIQAKLGCSPFSLVNGSMVSKNNSLKGNSFILCKPYEYMNSSGQSLKKTLRELKLDFENVLLIYDELDISIGNYKLIKRKEEKIKHLGVRNVETSFPLSQCLKLKVGIRPTVTNESLVIRNYVMENFTLDERNILDQLQDSIFQLVKRFILLSEKELKDPINYLKK
- a CDS encoding 5'-3' exonuclease gives rise to the protein MNKRFLLIDGNSIIYRCFHAVYPKDPNVLPAKIKENFFDLFTSQLRKWLKLNSYGYGLLALDVDRKSFRTEILPIYKANREPMPQELVDWFPEIILKAREEGINALYAPRGYEADDLIGTLSRQLSEADYRVDIITIDKDLLQLVNHLVSVIRIKISSGLEINNHQNFSELNEGLSPFQIPLLKALAGDSSDNYSGIPGIGPKNATKLITDYQTKERLLSSLDNLPESRIKRSLQANLETLEKCLQLATIQTKIRFKYSLSDFTIKSENNSRTRKSN